The following proteins are co-located in the Oncorhynchus keta strain PuntledgeMale-10-30-2019 unplaced genomic scaffold, Oket_V2 Un_contig_2504_pilon_pilon, whole genome shotgun sequence genome:
- the LOC127922264 gene encoding voltage-dependent T-type calcium channel subunit alpha-1H-like, which yields GRHTGYSVVLSLSSVLKLLKMATGMRALLDTVMQALPQVGNLGLLFMLLFFIYAALGVELFGKLECNDSNPCEGLSRHATFENFGMAFLTLFRVSTGDNWNGIMKDTLRECRPEERSCLTYLPLMSPVYFVTFVLMAQFVLVNVVVAVLMKHLEESNKEAKEDAEMDAEIALEMERARRLSSASNASAPGGAYVGPRPHSPGQEEEGQCNQEEELLAPRKMSVSRMHSLPNDSYMFPPVRCAGAPYPLQEHSSPLHQASGSVTSVHSQPSEDQAVLPGLSHPVPPHIAPPRPSPRGLRGQVAVKVQSVASVDRQDPLSTLRLLSPPPSPPPPAPLSPLPLGSRRRGGVAHHQLSAPLVGQTWKWAVSLPLPLRLPRLPTLPEEPRECAQPAGCGATSSRPEEGLQRRHPGLPG from the exons AGGTAGACACACTGgctatagtgttgtgttgtctctctcctcagtgttGAAGCTGTTGAAGATGGCTACAGGGATGAGAGCTCTTCTGGACACGGTCATGCAGGCCTTGCCACAG GTGGGGAATCTGGGTCTGCTCTTCATGTTGCTGTTCTTCATCTACGCAGCACTGGGAGTTGAGCTGTTTGGGAAACTGG agtgtAACGACAGTAATCCGTGTGAGGGTCTGAGTCGCCACGCCACCTTTGAGAACTTTGGGATGGCGTTTCTCACGCTGTTCAGAGTCTCAACTGGGGACAACTGGAACGGCATCATGAAG GACACGCTGCGTGAGTGTCGTCCAGAGGAGCGCTCCTGTCTGACCTACCTTCCTCTGATGTCTCCGGTTTACTTCGTGACCTTCGTCCTCATGGCCCAGTTCGTGCTGGTCAACGTGGTGGTGGCTGTGCTGATGAAACACCTGGAGGAGAGCAACAAGGAAGCCAAGGAGGACGCAGAGATGGACGCCGAGATTGcgctggagatggagagagctagacGTCTTAGCTCCGCCTCTAACGCGTCGGCGCCAGGCGGGGCCTACGTGGGGCCGCGCCCACACTCACCTGGTCAG gaggaggagggtcagtGCAACCAGGAGGAGGAGCTTCTGGCCCCAAGGAAGATGTCCGTATCCAGGATGCATTCTCTCCCTAACGACAGCTACATGTTTCCTCCTGTACGATGTGCTGGCGCCCCCTACCCTCTACAGGAACACAGCAGCCCCCTGCACCAAgcctcag GCTCTGTGACATCGGTGCACTCCCAGCCTAGCGAAGACCAGGCTGTACTGCCCGGCCTCTCTCACCCTGTTCCCCCTCACATCGCCCCGCCAAGGCCCTCGCCCAGGGGGCTGCGTGGACAG GTGGCTGTGAAGGTTCAGAGTGTTGCCTCAGTAGACAGACAGGACCCCCTCTCAACCCTCCGCCtgctctccccccccccctcccccccccctcccgcccccctctccccccttcctctcgGATCCCGCCGACGAGGAGGTGTGGCACATCACCAGCTCAGCGCGCCATTGGTGGGACAGACATGGAAGTGGGCGGtgtcactccctctccccctacgCCTCCCCCGACTCCCCACCCTCCCTGAGGAGCCGAGGGAGTGCGCTCAGCCTGCTGGGTGCGGGGCTACAAGCTCACGACCCGAGGAAGGGCTTCAGCGTAGACACCCAGGGCTTCCTGGATAA